From Phycodurus eques isolate BA_2022a chromosome 1, UOR_Pequ_1.1, whole genome shotgun sequence, one genomic window encodes:
- the LOC133408886 gene encoding kinesin-like protein KIF3B translates to MSKSKSSESVKVVVRCRPMNEKEQAATFECVVSVDVKFGQITVRNPREASAGEHPKVFTFDSVYDCKSKQLDLYDETFRPLVDSVLQGFNGTIFAYGQTGTGKTYTMEGVRNDPERRGVIPNSFDHIFTHISRSQNQQYLVRASYLEIYQEEIRDLLSKDQSRRLELRERPDTGVYVKDLSSFVTKSVREIENVMNVGNQNRSVGSTNMNEHSSRSHAIFVITVECSELGVDGENHIRVGKLNLVDLAGSERQTKTGAQGERLKEATKINLSLSALGNVISALVDGRSSHIPYRDSKLTRLLQDSLGGNARTVMVANIGPASYNVEETLTTLRYSNRAKNIKNKPRVNEDPKDALLRKFQEEIARLKAQLEKRTGKKNKRRQKRRAGDCSNSDGRDEESENDDEEEENKGDYWREQQEKLEKERKAIMEDHSLVAEEKVQLLKEKEKKMEDLKKEQEAGDMLSAKVKAMESKLLVGGKNIVDHTNEQQKMLELKRQEIAEQKRREREMQQQMECRDEETLELKETYSSLQQEVDIKTKKLKKLFAKLQAVKAEIHDIQEVHISERQELEQNQNELTRDLKLKHLIIENFIPLEEKNKIVTRAFFDEEDEYWKMRPITHIEDDHQMMSRPQSAIGFRRPLSNHARTAMKDSPDMRYKAENILLLGMDKPSRTTKDYQQPVIAPKVAAALEDALKNEEDLQVDASGFNSSFSHLASATGSLRKPKSGRPRTGKQSNTWTSSFSVHNPASPIYPQSRGLVPK, encoded by the exons ATGTCCAAAAGCAAGAGTTCTGAGTCAGTGAAAGTAGTGGTTCGTTGTCGTCCTATGAATGAGAAAGAACAGGCAGCCACATTTGAGTGTGTGGTCTCTGTTGATgtcaaatttggacaaataacTGTCAGGAACCCAAGGGAAGCTTCTGCTGGTGAACACCCCAAAGTCTTCACATTTGATTCAGTCTATGactgcaagtcaaagcaactAGATTTATACGATGAAACCTTTAGGCCCCTTGTGGATTCCGTTCTACAAGGATTTAATGGAACCATTTTTGCATATGGACAAAcgggcacagggaaaacatacaCCATGGAGGGTGTAAGAAATGACCCTGAAAGGAGGGGAGTGATCCCCAACTCTTTTGACCACATTTTCACTCATATTTCAAGATCTCAAAATCAGCAGTACCTCGTACGAGCATCATATCTGGAGATTTATCAAGAGGAGATCAGAGATTTACTCTCCAAGGACCAATCGCGGCGTTTAGAGTTGAGAGAGAGACCGGACACTGGCGTTTATGTTAAGGACCTGTCATCGTTTGTCACCAAGAGTGTGCGGGAAATCGAAAATGTCATGAATGTGGGCAATCAGAATCGCTCAGTTGGCTCCACGAACATGAATGAACACAGCTCCCGTTCTCATGCCATCTTTGTAATCACTGTAGAATGCAGTGAATTGGGAGTGGATGGGGAGAACCATATCCGAGTTGGCAAACTCAATCTGGTGGATCTAGCTGGTAGTGAAAGGCAGACCAAGACGGGGGCTCAGGGGGAGAGACTGAAAGAAGCTACTAAAATCAACCTGTCACTTTCTGCTTTGGGGAATGTCATATCCGCTTTAGTGGATGGCAGGAGTAGCCACATACCGTACAGAGATTCTAAACTGACCCGCCTTTTACAGGACTCTCTTGGGGGCAATGCCCGCACAGTCATGGTCGCCAACATTGGCCCAGCATCGTACAATGTGGAAGAGACTTTAACAACACTACGCTACTCCAACAGAGCAAAGAACATTAAGAATAAGCCCCGTGTCAATGAGGACCCTAAGGATGCTTTGCTCAGGAAGTTTCAGGAGGAGATTGCGAGACTGAAGGCACAGCTGGAGAAGCGtacaggaaagaaaaacaagaggaGGCAAAAGAGGAGGGCTGGCGATTGTAGCAATAGTGATGGTCGAGATGAAGAGAGTGAGAATGATGACgaagaggaggaaaacaaaGGGGATTATTGGAGGGAGCAGCAGGAGAAGCTGGAGAAAGAGAGGAAAGCTATCATGGAGGATCACAGCCTGGTGGCTGAGGAGAAAGTTCAACTcctgaaggagaaggagaagaaaatggaagacCTAAAGAAGGAGCAGGAAGCAGGAGACATGTTGTCAGCCAAAGTTAAG GCAATGGAAAGCAAACTTTTGGTTGGGGGTAAGAACATAGTGGATCACACCAACGAGCAGCAGAAGATGCTGGAGCTGAAAAGGCAGGAAATTGCTGAACAG AAACGGAGAGAACGAGAGATGCAACAGCAAATGGAGTGTCGAGATGAGGAGACTCTGGAGCTGAAGGAGACCTACAGTTCTTTGCAACAGGAAGTCGACATTAAAACCAAGAAACTGAAAAAG TTGTTTGCCAAACTGCAGGCAGTGAAGGCCGAAATCCACGACATCCAGGAAGTGCACATCAGTGAGCGCCAAGAGTTGGAACAGAACCAGAATGAGCTCACTAGAGACCTTAAACTCAA GCATCTTATCATTGAGAATTTCATTCCATTAGAAGAGAAGAACAAAATAGTCACCAGGGCTTTCTTCGACGAGGAGGATGAATACTGGAAGATGAGGCCCATCACACACATTGAGGA tgaTCATCAGATGATGAGCAGGCCTCAGTCTGCAATCGGGTTCAGAAGGCCTCTCAGTAACCATGCTCGGACGGCCATGAAGGATAGTCCAGACATGAGATACAAA GCTGAGAATATCCTGTTGCTGGGCATGGATAAGCCATCTCGGACCACCAAAGACTATCAACAGCCAGTTATCGCCCCAAAGGTAGCAGCAGCTCTGGAGGATGCTCTTAAGAATGAGGAGGATCTTCAGGTTGATGCCTCTGGATTTAATAGTAGCTTTTCACATCTAGCCAGTGCTACTGGAAGCCTCAGGAAACCAAAGTCTGG tcGCCCAAGAACAGGCAAGCAATCAAATACTTGGACCTCTTCATTCAGTGTTCACAATCCAGCATCCCCAATTTACCCACAATCCCGTGGGCTGGTACCCAAGTGA